One Prunus dulcis chromosome 7, ALMONDv2, whole genome shotgun sequence DNA segment encodes these proteins:
- the LOC117633712 gene encoding heat shock cognate 70 kDa protein-like: MTEDNHAIGIDLGTTYSCVAAWQADHVEILVNDHGNRTTRSYVTFTDSKRLVGDEAFNQVGRFPANSIFDAKRLIGRRFNEETVQKDVKCWPFKVIEGPADKPLIVVNHKGEEKKFAAEDISSMVLAKMREIAESYLCSKISAKNAVITVPSYFNDSQRQATIEAGKLAGLNVLRIINEPTAAAIAYGIDKKAGWFSKRNVMIFDWGGGTLDVSLLTIGHGVFDVKATSGDTHLGGEDLDNRMVNYCVEEFKTKQNVDIGGNAKALRKAKTACEKAKKALSFSFDTDIEIDSWYKGEDFHTTFTRDKFEELNMDIFNKCMEPVNKCLEDAKMDISNVDHVVLVGGSSRIPKVQELLQEVFKGKELCKSINPDEAVAYGAAVQAAALSGNVTGKLQDFTLLDVTPLSLGLECRDHDSSELYMKVVIPRNSRIPVRKTTSLTTVYDYQEAVTFPIYEGESKVAKNNNYLGEFTLHGIPPAPKHVPKFTVYFDMDANGVLSVSAEDMSTGQKKGIKINRDRTKN, encoded by the exons ATGACAGAAGATAACCATGCAATTGGGATCGATCTGGGGACAACTTATTCGTGCGTGGCAGCGTGGCAGGCTGATCATGTAGAAATCCTGGTGAACGATCACGGTAACAGAACAACTCGATCTTATGTTACCTTCACTGATAGTAAGAGGTTGGTAGGAGATGAAGCATTTAACCAAGTCGGGAGGTTCCCCGCCAACTCAATCTTCG ATGCAAAGCGGTTAATTGGTAGGAGATTTAATGAAGAAACTGTTCAAAAAGATGTCAAGTGCTGGCCATTCAAGGTCATTGAAGGTCCTGCTGACAAGCCCTTGATTGTGGTTAACCACAAGGGTGAAGAGAAAAAATTTGCTGCTGAAGACATCTCTTCCATGGTTTTGGCAAAGATGCGGGAGATTGCCGAGTCCTACCTTTGCTCAAAGATTTCAGCAAAAAATGCAGTTATCACTGTACCCTCTTACTTCAACGACTCACAGCGCCAGGCTACAATAGAGGCTGGCAAACTAGCGGGCTTAAATGTGCTGCGTATTATCAACGAACCAACTGCTGCAGCCATCGCTTATGGAATCGACAAGAAGGCCGGTTGGTTTAGTAAGAGAAATGTGATGATCTTTGATTGGGGCGGCGGTACTTTGGATGTGTCACTACTTACCATAGGCCATGGTGTCTTTGACGTGAAGGCCACTTCCGGAGATACTCACCTTGGCGGTGAAGACTTGGATAACAGAATGGTGAATTACTGCGTCGAAGAATTCAAGACAAAACAGAACGTGGACATTGGTGGAAACGCCAAAGCTCTTCGGAAGGCCAAAACTGCGTGCGAGAAAGCAAAGAAGGcactttcattttcctttgaCACTGATATTGAAATCGACTCTTGGTATAAGGGTGAAGATTTTCATACAACTTTCACACGGGACAAATTCGAAGAACTGAATATGGATATCTTCAACAAGTGCATGGAGCCTGTGAACAAGTGTTTGGAGGATGCCAAAATGGACATAAGCAATGTCGACCatgttgttcttgttggtgGGTCTTCCAGAATCCCCAAGGTGCAAGAGCTGTTGCAGGAGGTTTTCAAGGGTAAGGAGTTGTGCAAGAGCATAAATCCCGATGAGGCCGTGGCTTATGGAGCCGCTGTTCAGGCTGCAGCCTTGAGTGGGAATGTAACGGGGAAGCTTCAAGACTTCACTCTCTTAGATGTCACCCCTCTATCACTTGGGTTGGAGTGTAGGGATCATGATAGTTCCGAGCTTTACATGAAAGTTGTGATTCCAAGAAACTCAAGAATTCCGGTGAGGAAGACAACAAGTTTAACTACTGTTTATGACTACCAAGAGGCTGTTACCTTCCCCATTTATGAGGGTGAAAGTAAAGtagcaaaaaataataattatttaggTGAATTCACCCTCCATGGCATTCCTCCGGCTCCCAAGCACGTTCCCAAGTTCACTGTTTACTTTGATATGGACGCAAATGGAGTTTTGAGTGTCTCCGCTGAGGATATGTCCACTGGCCAGAAGAAAGGGATCAAAATCAACCGTGACAGAACCAAGAACTAA
- the LOC117633711 gene encoding heat shock 70 kDa protein 18-like has translation MAVENMPSFLVPIKLTSDIYNYQQWKSFSLSYFNYHNLSGIIHGTEPRPGLIESTLSNWSSRVQKGLSWFHRDQQALNWMRATLSGILQQMVMDGADSSRKVWQNLEQHFAHLSHASIYQLKSELHKVKKDPTIPMADYLEIIKQLANDLAAAGAPLEFLDLVHVHILAGLPEEYNPFRARINHSPVSGWDELYDLLVLEEMRLDPQRTLKLGHASSASPPQEKEEYAIGIDLGTTYSRVAVWQKDHVEVILNDHGNRKTASYVAFTETDETNLVGDAAFNQVVRNTPNSIFDTKRLIGRRFSDASVQSDIKLWPFKVIEGPGDKPVIVVTHNGQEKQCSAEDISSMVLVKMRKIAETYLGSTVKNAVITVPAYFNDSQRRATKDAGMSAGLNVLRIMNEPSAAAIDYGLNKKAGWSSPRNVMIFDLGGGTLDVSLLTISTSGDFEVKATAGDTHLGGQDFDNRLVNYCVEEFKREHKLDVSGNKRALRRLKNECEKAKKRLSFESDIDVEIDCLCENTDFTITFTRAIFEQQNRELFTKCMEPVKKCLRDANMDVSRVDDVVLAGGSTRIPMVQQLLQEFFKGKELCKGVNPDEAVAYGAAVQAAALTGNGKGEFIQDYTLKDITPLALVVADKKFMQLIPRNSLIPVDKKQEFCTNIDGQILMNLPIYESDSSTPANLNFLGECSIRDIPPAPKHVHKFDVFFEIDPDGILSVSAVDKSTGQNREIIINRDKPKKSEGMQRTKR, from the exons ATGGCCGTAGAGAACATGCCATCATTTCTGGTTCCAATCAAACTTACGAGTGATATATATAACTATCAACAGTGGAaatctttctctctttcataTTTTAACTACCACAATCTTTCTGGAATCATTCATGGAACAGAGCCTCGTCCTGGCCTAATTGAGTCTACCCTTAGTAATTGGTCGAGCAGAGTTCAAAAGGGTTTGAGTTGGTTCCACAGAGATCAACAGGCTTTGAATTGGATGAGAGCCACTCTATCTGGAATTCTCCAACAAATGGTCATGGACGGAGCTGACTCTTCACGAAAGGTCTGGCAAAATCTCGAGCAACACTTCGCCCATCTCTCTCATGCTAGCATCTATCAGCTTAAATCCGAACTACACAAAGTGAAGAAAGATCCCACCATTCCGATGGCTGACTATCTGGAAATAATCAAACAGCTGGCGAACGATCTTGCAGCTGCCGGTGCTCCTCTGGAGTTTCTCGACCTAGTTCATGTACACATCCTGGCGGGATTACCAGAGGAGTACAATCCCTTTCGTGCAAGGATAAACCACTCTCCAGTAAGTGGTTGGGATGAGTTGTATGACTTATTGGTGTTGGAGGAAATGCGTCTGGATCCACAGCGCACGTTAAAACTTGGACATGCTTCTTCTGCCTCTCCTcctcaagaaaaagaagagtacGCAATCGGGATCGATCTGGGGACAACGTATTCCCGCGTAGCAGTGTGGCAGAAGGATCATGTAGAGGTTATACTGAACGATCACGGGAACAGGAAGACTGCATCTTATGTTGCCTTCACTGAAACTGATGAGACTAATTTGGTAGGTGATGCAGCATTTAACCAAGTCGTCAGAAACACACCCAACTCCATCTTTG ATACAAAGAGGTTAATCGGTAGGAGATTCAGTGACGCCTCTGTTCAAAGTGATATAAAGCTCTGGCCATTCAAGGTCATTGAAGGTCCAGGTGACAAGCCCgtgattgtggtcacccacaaTGGCCAAGAGAAACAATGTTCTGCTGAAGATATCTCATCCATGGTTCTGGTAAAGATGAGGAAGATTGCCGAGACCTACTTGGGCTCAACTGTGAAAAATGCAGTTATCACGGTCCCTGCTTACTTCAATGACTCGCAGCGCCGAGCTACAAAAGATGCGGGCATGTCTGCTGGCCTAAACGTGTTGCGTATTATGAATGAACCAAGTGCTGCTGCCATTGATTATGGCCTTAACAAGAAGGCCGGTTGGAGTAGCCCGCGAAACGTGATGATATTTGATTTGGGTGGTGGCACTTTAGATGTGTCATTGCTTACCATTAGCACTTCTGGTGACTTTGAAGTCAAGGCAACGGCTGGAGACACTCACCTTGGCGGCCAAGACTTCGATAACAGATTGGTGAACTACTGTGTTGAGGAATTCAAGAGGGAGCATAAATTGGACGTTAGTGGAAACAAGAGAGCTCTTAGGAGGTTAAAAAATGAATGTGAGAAGGCAAAGAAGAGACTCTCATTTGAGTCTGACATTGACGTTGAAATTGACTGTTTGTGTGAGAATACTGATTTCACCATAACTTTTACTCGGGCCATATTTGAACAACAAAACAGGGAATTATTTACCAAGTGTATGGAGCCTGTGAAGAAGTGCTTAAGGGATGCTAACATGGACGTAAGCCGTGTCGACGATGTTGTTCTTGCTGGTGGCTCTACTAGAATTCCCATGGTGCAACAGCTATTGCAGGAGTTTTTCAAGGGGAAGGAGCTGTGCAAGGGCGTTAATCCGGATGAGGCAGTGGCATATGGCGCTGCGGTTCAAGCCGCAGCCTTGACTGGGAATGGAAAGGGGGAGTTTATTCAGGACTACACACTCAAGGACATCACTCCTCTGGCACTTGTTGTTGCAGATAAGAAATTCATGCAGTTGATTCCAAGAAACTCTCTAATTCCCGTGGACAAGAAACAAGAATTTTGCACTAATATAGATGGCCAAATTCTCATGAACCTTCCTATATATGAGAGTGACAGTAGCACGCCAGCCAATCTCAACTTTCTGGGTGAATGCAGCATCCGTGACATTCCTCCAGCTCCCAAACATGTTCATAAATTCGATGTTTTCTTCGAAATTGATCCCGATGGCATCTTGAGTGTCTCTGCTGTCGATAAGTCCACTGGCCAAAACAGAGAGATCATAATCAACCGTGACAAACCGAAGAAGTCTGAGGGAATGCAGAGAACTAAGAGATGA
- the LOC117635387 gene encoding uncharacterized protein LOC117635387 — protein sequence MNRKDPAWKYAKEIEGEKYLRCAFCDQRCSGGISRLKHHLGQTHHGMQPCKKVPEHVKKECAATLKNLQLEKRKKNEMLREIGDGPGGGALSMETLLDEEYGIPGTRSAAVDEALRAQSKSKGPMDRFVTSEARQSTLNSAYKQEERKEVCRKIGRFFFSRALPFNIVNDPFWLPMVEGIAAYGVGFKPPSMHELRTWILKEEVGDINTMMEEHKKAWAEYGCTIMSDGWTDGKNRVLINFLVNSPAGTWFLKSIDASDSIKNGTLLFKYLDDVVKEVGEEHVIQVITDNASNYKNAGVKLMEKRKKLWWTPCAAHCIDLMLEDISKMKVFEDTIRLAKQVVKFIYGHTWVLALMRSFTKNKEIIRPAITRFATSYLTLQSIYKQKQPLQAMFSSGEWHNGPFVQQHEGIRAHSTILYDVNFWSHVAFCIKSVIPLVSVLREVDSEERPAMGFIYELMDVAKEKIAFNCGKVERKYKPIWRRIDERWGPQLHQPLHAAGYYLNPQLRYEETFSNADEVRKGLEDCMTRMLSFEDHMAADIQLDFLTCSASGCERNWSTFEQIHTKKRNRLEHQKLNALVYVKYNTALRERSIRRRSKIDPILVNEIESDDEWIAEVEEPILPTDLTWLNSQELYDVDVIRNMPTEPYETDLHARVPISVEPIGDPRTQERGNIHVRTQEPIVHSRTQEPIVHSRTQDPMIDDDLILDDDVLLSSLASKKRKDGETSSKRKVKSKSIRAMLMDEDDEIDKDPSTFDSGKYPFHIDTVDQYDSDASLNDISVEEWDE from the exons atgAATCGAAAAGATCCTGCGTGGAAGTATGCAAAAGAAATAGAGGGGGAAAAATACTTGAGATGCGCATTTTGTGATCAAAGATGCAGTGGAGGAATTTCTAGACTTAAGCATCATTTAGGTCAAACTCATCATGGTATGCAACCATGTAAGAAAGTTCCTGAACATGTGAAAAAAGAGTGTGCCGCAACTTTGAAAAATCTTCAgcttgaaaaaagaaagaaaaatgaaatgctTAGAGAGATCGGGGATGGTCCAGGAGGAGGGGCTCTGAGTATGGAAACTTTATTGGATGAAGAATATGGAATCCCTGGTACTAGGAGTGCTGCAGTTGATGAGGCTCTTAGAGCACAATCTAAATCAAAAGGACCAATGGATAGATTTGTCACTTCAGAAGCTCGGCAAAGTACATTGAATTCAGCatacaaacaagaagaaagaaaggaagtttGTCGAAAGATTGGTCGTTTTTTCTTCTCTAGAGCACTCCCAtttaatattgtaaatgatCCATTTTGGCTACCTATGGTGGAAGGGATTGCCGCATACGGTGTAGGATTTAAGCCTCCATCAATGCATGAGTTGAGGACATGGATCCTTAAGGAAGAAGTTGGCGACATTAATACAATGATGGAAGAACATAAGAAAGCTTGGGCAGAGTATGGATGTACTATTATGTCTGATGGTTGGACTGATGGTAAAAATAGAGTACTAATAAACTTTCTTGTGAATAGCCCAGCAGGTACTTGGTTTTTGAAATCTATTGATGCATCTGATTCCATAAAAAATGGAACGTTATTGTTCAAATATTTAGATGATGTTGTCAAAGAAGTTGGAGAGGAGCATGTCATTCAAGTAATAACAGATAATGCTTCCAATTATAAGAATGCTGGAGTGAAACTTatggagaagaggaagaagttATGGTGGACTCCATGTGCTGCCCACTGCATTGATTTGATGTTAGAAGATATTAGCAAAATGAAAGTTTTTGAAGATACAATTAGACTAGCCAAGCAAGTAGTGAAGTTTATTTATGGGCATACATGGGTTCTTGCTTTAATGAGATCTTTCAcgaaaaacaaagagataaTTCGCCCTGCAATCACACGGTTTGCAACTTCTTATCTTACTCTTCAAAGCATCTATAAGCAAAAACAACCTCTTCAGGCAATGTTTTCTTCTGGAGAATGGCACAATGGACCATTTGTCCAACAACATGAAGGTATTAGGGCTCACTCAACAATACTATATGATGTTAATTTTTGGTCCCATGTTGCTTTTTGCATCAAAAGTGTTATTCCATTAGTATCGGTTTTGAGAGAAGTTGATTCAGAGGAGAGACCTGCTATGGGATTTATTTATGAGTTAATGGATGttgcaaaagagaaaattgcTTTTAATTGCGGAAAAGTTGAAAGAAAGTATAAACccatttggagaagaatagaCGAAAGATGGGGCCCACAACTTCATCAACCTTTACATGCTGCTGGTTATTATTTGAACCCTCAATTGCgttatgaagaaaccttttcTAATGCTGATGAAGTGAGGAAGGGATTGGAAGATTGCATGACTAGGATGTTGTCTTTTGAGGATCATATGGCTGCTGATATCCAGTTGGACTT CCTTACTTGTAGTGCATCTGGGTGTGAGAGGAATTGGAGCACATTTGAGCAG ATTcatacaaagaaaagaaacagacTTGAACATCAAAAGCTCAATGCTCTAGTATATGTGAAGTATAATACGGCACTAAGAGAGAGAAGTATTAGAAGGAGGTCAAAGATTGATCCAATATTGGTGAATGAAATTGAGTCCGATGATGAATGGATAGCTGAGGTTGAAGAACCAATTCTACCAACTGATCTTACTTGGCTTAATTCTCAAGAATTATATGATGTTGATGTCATCAGAAATATGCCCACTGAACCTTATGAAACTGATCTACATGCTCGAGTGCCTATTTCTGTAGAGCCTATTGGTGATCCTAGGACTCAAGAGCGAGGGAATATTCATGTTAGGACTCAAGAGCCTATTGTCCATTCTAGAACTCAAGAGCCTATTGTCCATTCTAGAACTCAGGATCCTATGATTGATGATGATCTTAttcttgatgatgatgttCTTCTTTCCTCGTTAGcttcaaaaaagagaaaagatggTGAAACCTCAAGTAAGAGGAAAGTCAAAAGCAAGTCCATAAGAGCGATGCTTatggatgaagatgatgagatAGATAAAGATCCTTCAACATTTGATAGTGGGAAATATCCTTTTCATATTGATACAGTTGATCAATATGATAGTGATGCTAGTTTGAATGATATTAGTGTTGAGGAGTGGGATGAGtga